A single genomic interval of Helicoverpa armigera isolate CAAS_96S chromosome 13, ASM3070526v1, whole genome shotgun sequence harbors:
- the LOC110379820 gene encoding uncharacterized protein LOC110379820, whose product MLFAVYLVFLLFQTRAESARVGYRCSDDGSVDATMTFTPSTSLPKVVGRYTAELCKTKDGEWTEWQIDLNYNKSNKTCQEKNAMRKPGPQHSISTLDLKPADMPNCTRVCLSTDFDLIFKSCYQVKSILKVDSDSGSPDDFFFNIDSNITWDHVFAANANVNFVNHDEYVTLDWILSIPPVDYTVIIQRYNNDTKELGELHDVTSNCSVQEDRHLYCTLAPEYGCYQAKLTHGGPWTSGVFNKFKFVTFIFCHKMVSAPRLEARSSLAWWLVGGALLLAAALLAGLLLFRRIDYKQLMDGIIKLWPTSAPAPAPPGGAGGDVLLVYAREGESGTALVKALADLVRAATGARVFDMYSAEVVALSAPAPSTWARQTLSRPGLRLLLLQTPAIDLMRKPLQDHDVGPKLAAPLLGRVAVYREPQFGDALVASLLSIIAENPRMHNDYHKLFIATVSGLGQETEVLPTVVPFTRYRLPEMGATLAASLAGEPPQDICTRLAPELEALNNAAAQLQDLIRNNSEYLMDELLVI is encoded by the exons ATGTTGTTCGCTGTGTATTTAGTGTTTCTGTTATTCCAAACAAGGGCCGAATCGGCTAGAGTGGGATACAGGTGTAGTGATGATGGTTCTGTTGATGCTACCATGACGTTCACCCCGTCGACGTCGTTGCCTAAAGTGGTGGGTCGGTACACTGCAGAACTCTGCAAAACGAAGGACGGCGAGTGGACCGAGTGGCAGATTGATCTCAACtataataaaagcaataaaaccTGTCAAGAAAAAAACGCAATGAGAAAGCCTGGGCCGCAGCACTCCATCAGTACGCTAGATTTAAAGCCTGCTGATATGCCTAACTGTACCCGT GTATGCCTGTCCACagactttgatttaattttcaaaagctGCTATCAAGTGAAGAGTATCCTGAAAGTTGATTCAGACAGTGGAAGTCCAGACGACTTTTTCTTCAATATTGACAGCAACATCACTTGGGACCATGTCTTTGCAGCCAATGCTAACGTCAACTTTGTCAACCATGA TGAATACGTCACTCTGGATTGGATCCTGAGTATTCCTCCAGTAGATTACACTGTGATAATCCAAAGGTACAACAATGATACAAAG GAACTGGGGGAGCTGCACGACGTGACGAGCAACTGCAGCGTGCAGGAAGATCGCCACCTGTACTGCACGCTGGCGCCGGAGTACGGCTGCTACCAGGCCAAGCTCACGCACGGCGGGCCCTGGACCTCCGGCGTCTTCAACAAGTTCAAATTCGTCACTTTCATTTTCT GTCACAAGATGGTGTCTGCGCCGCGGCTGGAGGCGCGCAGCTCGCTGGCGTGGTGGCTGGTGGGcggcgcgctgctgctggccgCCGCGCTGCTGGCCGGCCTGCTGCTGTTCCGCCGCATCGACTACAAGCAGCTCATGGACGGCATCATCAAGCTCTGGCCCAC GTCGGCcccggcgccggcgccgccggGCGGGGCGGGCGGCGACGTGCTGCTGGTGTACGCGCGCGAGGGCGAGTCGGGCACCGCGCTCGTGAAGGCGCTGGCTGACCTCGTGCGGGCCGCCACCGGAGCACGG GTGTTCGACATGTACTCTGCGGAGGTGGTGGCGCTGTCTGCGCCGGCGCCGAGCACGTGGGCGCGGCAGACGCTGTCGCGGCCGGGGCTGCGCCTGCTGCTGCTGCAGACGCCCGCCATAGACCTCATGCGCAAGCCGCTGCAGGACCACGACGTCGGACCCAAGC TGGCAGCGCCGCTGCTGGGCCGCGTGGCGGTGTACCGCGAGCCGCAGTTCGGCGACGCGCTGGTGGCGAGCCTGCTCAGCATCATCGCCGAGAACCCCAGGATGCACAACGACTACCACAAGCTCTTCATCGCCAC TGTGTCGGGGCTGGGGCAGGAGACGGAGGTATTGCCGACGGTGGTGCCGTTCACGCGCTACCGCCTGCCGGAGATGGGCGCCACGCTGGCCGCCAGCCTCGCGGGGGAACCACCACAGGACATCTGCACGCGCCTGGCGCCGGAACTAGAAGCACTCAACAACGCGGCGGCACAGCTGCAGGACCTCATACGGAACAACTCTGAATACCTCATGGACGAACTGCTCGTCATATGA
- the LOC110379825 gene encoding BOS complex subunit TMEM147, whose amino-acid sequence MTLYHFGNCLALVYAPYHMAYKFSGISEYATFSKCVYAGGLYIFTQLCKMLLLATFFPDSDSNHITGEYNVFLEILKATVDFADLLGIYFALNSVPGKGHAKILTSAIGWASAEVVVTRSVMLWVGARGSEFSWRYVRACAESNVALLHTAASAALVWLSTRSDLPRRHAPLVLALLALSPYRGLLEDAAAALLALSPWALLALRALHAAALGLTSLALYAVLAQQIGI is encoded by the exons ATGACGCTCTACCACTTTGGAAATTGCCTTGCACTCGTGTATGCACCGTACCACATGGCATACAAGTTCTCTGGAAT ATCGGAATACGCTACGTTCTCAAAATGTGTTTACGCGGGAGGCCTGTATATCTTCACACAGCTGTGCAAGATGCTGTTGCTGGCTACATTCTTCCCCGATAGCGACAGTAATCATATCACTGGAGAATACAATGTGTTTCTG GAAATTTTGAAAGCTACAGTAGACTTTGCAGACCTTCTGGGAATTTACTTTGCCCTGAATTCAGTGCCTGGAAAAGGCCATGCAAAGATCCTCACATCTGCTATAGGATGGGCAAGTGCAGAG GTGGTGGTGACGCGCAGCGTGATGCTGTGGGTGGGCGCGCGCGGCTCGGAGTTCTCGTGGCGCTACGTGCGCGCCTGCGCCGAGTCCAACGTGGCGCTGCTGCACACCGCCGCCTCCGCCGCGCTCGTGTGGCTCAGCACGCGCAGCGACCTGCCGCGCCGCCACGCGCCGCTCGTGCTGGCGCTGCTGGCGCTGTCGCCCTACCGCGGCCTGCTGGAggacgccgccgccgcgctgctggCGCTCAGCCCCTgggcgctgctggcgctgcgCGCGCTGCACGCCGCCGCGCTCGGCCTCACCTCGCTGGCCCTCTATGCGGTTCTGGCGCAGCAGATTGGAATATGA